A genomic region of Leptotrichia hofstadii contains the following coding sequences:
- a CDS encoding autotransporter outer membrane beta-barrel domain-containing protein, with protein MSKNLNQINNGIKEVLKKYNFKKSSILVGMAAFIISCGGGGGGGVGTTTTNPTPTNPSTPVATPIAPSNPAPVTNRPTVTAPTVSAIRWNDTGLSYDRSNPHNDSNTAITGTGVKIGIIDAGFENSEFASDLTEKFGTRMTKLTVPDFTATSTESDDHGIIVAALAAGGTEGIAKRASVYAIDAGNHTSDGTHPEPSLEMYQALKNKGVTIYNQSFGIDSVVTDFNTSRTSTHYYGHQIGSDMLEFYKDEVNNGSLFVWAAGNDSSDTQPTLEGGLPFFETSLKKGWLNVVALTSREESRLGDTDWSNLTPLSPAGVARMWTVTAVGDQTFTIRGRNFVGGGSSFAAPLVTGTAALIKEKYPWMDASLIRQTILSTATDIGERGVDSVYGWGLLNIDKALKGPSLFDSQLALGPSVVVNIPSGVYTFSNDISGNAGLEKNGAGELILSGNSTFLGDTNVNAGRLRVNGTYVSSLNVRKQATLSTNNAKIHNNITNDGTLENSGSTQIDGNYESLENSRVVADLNSNLHVTGKVSLNNSKLEVKPEENGERKYITANGTNQDVITSDNKIEGGFETVDTDEMLNAEINQNENSVSTKISRKNVLEYAEKIAESDEMQKNTAQNLETAFQNLDENIENGTAGNVAQFERKAAKLQSLNHSNRAAVLDSLSGQIYASAQALTFQHSQTVNKDLSNRLVMLGTLDNPGDNFGLWISGLGANGTLKQDGYGKGDTKVSGGQAGVDRQFGENLILGTALSYSKANVKFNRYGGKSDASNFGVSLYGRLGNKNIPFYLQGRLGIGFVDSDVERDIILSSNDYTRAKISHNDKVYSGYLETGYDIKNGNGDFVVTPFAGLTHDTVVRGSFSEEKSQFGLTAGKKNYNQTAALLGVRVGKAVNWNGGSKTTFQGYVTHQRAFNEQDLSFDARYTGLPGATFKVKGIGLAKNKTWAGVGALTEVNSKFGWYVNYDGSVDSGKGKGNNNVFTTGLRFNF; from the coding sequence ATGTCCAAAAATCTTAATCAGATTAACAATGGAATAAAGGAAGTCTTAAAAAAATACAATTTTAAAAAAAGTTCAATCCTTGTAGGAATGGCAGCCTTCATTATAAGCTGTGGAGGCGGAGGGGGCGGAGGTGTTGGAACTACAACGACTAATCCTACACCAACGAACCCATCAACTCCTGTTGCAACCCCTATTGCACCGTCAAATCCTGCACCCGTAACAAACAGACCTACTGTAACTGCACCAACGGTATCAGCGATAAGATGGAATGACACGGGACTTAGCTATGACCGCAGTAATCCACATAACGACTCAAATACGGCAATTACAGGAACAGGAGTAAAAATAGGGATTATTGATGCGGGATTTGAAAATTCAGAATTTGCATCAGATCTTACTGAAAAATTTGGAACTAGAATGACAAAACTTACAGTTCCAGATTTTACTGCCACGTCTACAGAAAGCGATGATCACGGAATAATTGTAGCCGCATTGGCGGCAGGAGGAACCGAAGGGATTGCAAAGAGAGCTTCTGTTTATGCGATTGATGCTGGAAATCACACTTCAGACGGAACACATCCTGAACCGTCGCTGGAAATGTATCAGGCACTAAAAAATAAGGGAGTTACCATTTATAACCAGTCATTCGGAATTGACTCAGTAGTAACAGATTTTAATACATCAAGAACTTCAACTCATTATTATGGGCATCAGATAGGGAGCGATATGCTTGAATTCTATAAAGATGAAGTTAATAACGGCTCGCTGTTTGTCTGGGCCGCAGGAAATGATTCATCAGATACCCAGCCTACTCTTGAAGGCGGACTTCCATTCTTTGAAACAAGTTTAAAAAAAGGATGGTTAAATGTAGTAGCGCTGACTTCAAGGGAAGAATCAAGATTAGGGGATACTGACTGGAGCAATCTTACACCGCTATCTCCTGCAGGAGTCGCGAGAATGTGGACTGTAACAGCAGTAGGAGATCAGACTTTCACAATAAGGGGAAGAAACTTTGTAGGTGGAGGTTCTTCATTTGCAGCGCCACTTGTAACAGGAACTGCCGCTCTAATCAAGGAAAAATACCCATGGATGGACGCAAGCCTTATAAGACAGACTATACTGTCAACAGCTACAGACATTGGAGAACGAGGGGTTGATTCTGTTTATGGATGGGGACTCTTAAATATTGACAAGGCATTAAAAGGTCCTTCCCTCTTTGACAGCCAGCTTGCGCTTGGACCAAGTGTAGTTGTAAATATTCCAAGCGGAGTATACACTTTCTCAAATGATATTTCTGGAAATGCCGGACTGGAAAAAAATGGAGCTGGAGAACTTATCCTGTCAGGAAACTCAACTTTCCTTGGGGATACAAATGTAAATGCAGGAAGATTAAGAGTGAACGGTACTTATGTATCATCACTGAATGTACGGAAACAGGCAACGCTTTCAACAAATAATGCCAAAATACATAACAATATAACAAATGACGGAACTCTTGAAAACAGCGGATCGACACAAATTGACGGAAACTATGAATCACTTGAAAATTCAAGAGTTGTAGCTGATTTGAACTCAAACCTTCATGTAACAGGAAAAGTCAGCCTAAATAATTCAAAACTCGAAGTAAAGCCTGAAGAAAATGGCGAAAGAAAATATATCACTGCCAATGGGACAAATCAGGATGTAATCACATCGGACAACAAAATTGAAGGTGGCTTTGAAACTGTTGACACTGATGAAATGTTAAATGCCGAAATCAACCAGAATGAAAATTCTGTATCTACAAAGATAAGCAGAAAAAATGTCCTTGAGTATGCAGAAAAAATCGCAGAATCTGATGAAATGCAGAAAAATACTGCTCAAAACTTGGAGACTGCCTTCCAGAACCTGGACGAAAACATTGAAAACGGCACTGCCGGGAATGTTGCGCAGTTTGAAAGAAAGGCTGCCAAGCTCCAGTCTCTGAACCATTCAAACAGAGCTGCAGTCCTAGACAGCCTATCCGGGCAAATCTATGCTTCTGCACAGGCTCTTACTTTCCAGCATTCACAAACTGTGAACAAGGACTTGTCAAACAGACTGGTTATGCTTGGAACCCTTGACAATCCTGGAGATAATTTTGGACTGTGGATTTCCGGGCTGGGGGCTAACGGTACGCTGAAGCAGGACGGATACGGCAAGGGGGACACTAAAGTATCTGGAGGGCAGGCTGGAGTTGACAGGCAATTTGGCGAAAACCTGATTCTAGGTACTGCATTGTCCTACTCAAAGGCTAACGTTAAGTTTAACAGATATGGCGGTAAATCTGATGCCAGTAACTTCGGAGTTTCATTGTATGGAAGATTAGGAAACAAAAATATTCCATTCTACTTGCAAGGGCGTCTTGGAATTGGATTTGTTGACAGTGATGTTGAAAGGGACATTATTTTAAGCTCCAATGACTATACAAGGGCTAAAATTAGCCATAACGATAAAGTTTACTCCGGATATTTAGAAACAGGATATGACATTAAAAATGGTAATGGCGACTTCGTTGTAACACCATTTGCGGGACTAACTCACGATACAGTTGTAAGAGGGTCGTTCTCGGAAGAAAAGAGCCAGTTTGGACTGACTGCCGGCAAGAAGAACTACAACCAGACAGCCGCACTGCTTGGAGTAAGGGTCGGAAAAGCTGTAAACTGGAACGGAGGAAGCAAGACTACATTCCAGGGCTATGTAACACATCAGAGAGCATTCAATGAGCAGGACTTGAGCTTTGATGCAAGATATACAGGACTGCCTGGAGCAACATTCAAGGTAAAAGGTATCGGGCTTGCTAAAAATAAAACTTGGGCAGGAGTTGGAGCATTGACTGAAGTGAATTCCAAATTTGGATGGTATGTAAACTATGACGGCTCTGTTGACAGCGGAAAGGGCAAAGGGAACAACAATGTGTTTACTACAGGGCTTAGATTTAACTTCTAG
- a CDS encoding MATE family efflux transporter translates to MDIAKKVKLENKMGIMPINKLIINMSLPLITSMFVQAFYNIVDSLFVARINEEALTAVSMSFPAQNLMISAGTGVGVGITALIARYLGAKDEKGVTRVVHNGIFLGILNSILFAIFGLFFAKFYFEFQKASGLIETYGIQYLSICSIFAFSIILEITFERMLIASGKTIYTMITQSTGAIINIIFDPIFIFGLLGFPKMGIIGAAVATIFGQTVAMLMALYFNIKKNHEVRFAIKKFAVHFKTIANIYEIGFPSIVMQSAASFMIFQLNNLLASFSTTATAVLGVYFKLQSFVVLPVFGLNNSVISIVSYNYGAGKIKRLLKAVKLANIYAFGIMFAGFVLCQTLPVPILKLFDASDNMLSIGIPALRIISFAFLIAPFSIVSSGTFQALGKGIFSLIVSLIRQLIVILPLSYLLAGIMGINGVWIAFPMAEIVAGILTIFYLKKLYQNEIMKRKIKRHK, encoded by the coding sequence ATGGATATTGCAAAAAAAGTGAAATTAGAGAATAAGATGGGGATAATGCCAATTAATAAACTTATAATTAATATGTCGCTGCCACTTATTACTTCGATGTTTGTACAGGCATTTTATAATATTGTGGACAGTCTTTTTGTGGCTAGAATTAATGAAGAGGCACTTACTGCAGTTTCAATGTCGTTTCCTGCTCAGAATCTGATGATTTCGGCGGGGACTGGAGTTGGTGTAGGGATAACGGCTTTGATTGCGAGATATTTGGGAGCAAAAGATGAAAAAGGTGTAACACGGGTTGTGCATAATGGGATATTTTTAGGAATTTTGAATTCCATTTTGTTTGCTATTTTTGGGCTATTTTTTGCGAAATTTTATTTTGAGTTTCAAAAGGCTTCAGGACTTATTGAGACTTATGGCATTCAGTATTTGAGCATTTGTTCGATTTTTGCCTTTTCAATTATTTTGGAAATTACTTTTGAGAGAATGCTGATTGCGTCGGGGAAAACGATTTATACGATGATTACCCAAAGTACAGGGGCGATTATAAATATTATATTTGATCCGATTTTTATTTTTGGACTTTTAGGATTTCCAAAAATGGGAATTATTGGTGCGGCTGTGGCTACGATTTTTGGGCAGACTGTTGCAATGCTAATGGCTTTGTATTTTAATATTAAGAAAAATCACGAAGTTCGTTTTGCTATCAAAAAGTTCGCGGTGCATTTTAAGACGATTGCGAATATTTATGAAATTGGTTTTCCATCAATAGTTATGCAGTCTGCAGCGTCGTTTATGATATTTCAGTTAAATAATCTTTTGGCTTCATTTTCAACGACAGCGACGGCTGTACTTGGAGTTTATTTTAAGTTGCAAAGTTTTGTTGTTTTACCAGTTTTTGGGCTAAACAATTCGGTTATTTCAATTGTTTCGTACAATTATGGTGCTGGGAAAATAAAAAGGCTTTTGAAAGCTGTAAAATTGGCAAATATTTATGCATTTGGTATTATGTTTGCTGGATTTGTTCTTTGTCAAACTTTGCCTGTTCCAATTCTTAAATTGTTTGATGCTTCAGATAACATGCTTTCGATTGGGATTCCTGCACTTAGAATAATTAGTTTTGCGTTTTTGATAGCACCATTTTCGATTGTTTCAAGTGGAACATTTCAAGCTTTGGGTAAAGGTATATTTAGCCTTATTGTTTCATTAATTCGTCAATTAATTGTTATTCTTCCACTTTCATATTTACTTGCTGGAATAATGGGAATTAACGGAGTTTGGATTGCTTTTCCAATGGCAGAAATTGTAGCTGGAATTTTGACAATTTTTTATCTGAAAAAACTTTATCAAAATGAGATTATGAAAAGAAAAATTAAACGACATAAATAA
- the guaA gene encoding glutamine-hydrolyzing GMP synthase, whose protein sequence is MKEKIIIIDFGSQYSQLIARRIREMEVYCEIVPLIDIEKIKNGEEKVKGIIFSGGPASVYEKGAPTVNPEVFNLNLPILGICYGMQLITHLNGGKVEKADSREFGKAVLEVENNDNPLFTGVKKSSNIWMSHNDHITELPTGFEIIAKTDSSIAAITNNNGIYALQFHPEVVHSECGIQILENFVFNICKCERNWKISSFIAEKTKFIKETVGDEHVLLALSGGVDSSVAAVLINNAIGHQLTCMFVDTGLLRKDEGKKVLEYYKEHFDLNIVFVDAKDRFLNKLKGVDEPEAKRKIIGNEFIEVFNEEIRKLKGQEGAKFLAQGTIYPDVIESQSIKGPSHTIKSHHNVGGLPEDLQFELLEPLKELFKDEVRKVGHELGLPDTIIKRHPFPGPGLGIRVIGDVTPDKVKILQEADDIFITELMEKGLYDKVDQAFVTLLPVKTVGVMGDQRTYEYVAAIRSVNTIDFMTATWSKLPYEFLEEVSNKIINKVNGINRIVYDISSKPPGTIEWE, encoded by the coding sequence GTGAAAGAGAAAATTATTATTATCGATTTTGGTTCACAGTATAGCCAATTAATTGCCAGAAGAATTAGGGAGATGGAAGTTTATTGTGAAATTGTACCTTTAATTGATATTGAAAAAATAAAAAATGGAGAAGAAAAGGTAAAAGGTATCATCTTTTCAGGAGGTCCTGCCTCAGTTTATGAAAAAGGTGCTCCAACTGTAAATCCTGAAGTATTTAACTTAAATCTTCCTATTTTGGGCATTTGCTATGGAATGCAACTAATCACACACTTAAACGGTGGAAAAGTTGAAAAGGCAGATTCAAGAGAGTTCGGAAAAGCTGTACTAGAAGTAGAAAATAACGATAATCCTTTGTTTACAGGAGTAAAAAAATCTTCTAACATCTGGATGAGCCACAACGACCACATCACAGAATTGCCAACAGGCTTTGAAATTATTGCAAAAACTGATTCATCAATCGCCGCAATTACAAACAACAATGGAATTTATGCACTTCAATTCCATCCAGAAGTAGTCCATTCTGAATGTGGAATACAAATTTTGGAAAATTTTGTATTTAATATCTGTAAATGCGAAAGAAACTGGAAAATTTCAAGTTTTATTGCTGAAAAAACAAAATTCATCAAGGAAACTGTTGGAGATGAACACGTACTGCTTGCCCTTTCTGGAGGAGTGGATTCATCAGTTGCCGCAGTTCTGATTAACAATGCAATCGGACACCAGCTTACTTGTATGTTCGTAGATACTGGTCTTCTAAGAAAAGATGAAGGAAAAAAAGTTTTAGAATATTACAAGGAGCATTTTGACTTAAACATTGTTTTTGTTGACGCAAAAGACAGATTTTTAAATAAATTAAAAGGCGTAGACGAGCCTGAAGCTAAGAGAAAAATCATCGGAAATGAATTTATCGAAGTCTTTAACGAAGAAATTAGAAAACTTAAAGGACAGGAAGGTGCAAAATTCCTAGCACAAGGAACAATTTATCCTGATGTTATTGAATCACAGTCCATAAAAGGCCCTTCCCACACAATAAAATCTCACCATAACGTAGGAGGATTGCCAGAAGACTTGCAATTTGAGTTACTTGAACCTTTAAAAGAATTATTTAAAGATGAAGTAAGAAAAGTAGGACACGAACTTGGACTGCCTGACACAATTATAAAAAGACACCCCTTCCCAGGCCCAGGACTTGGAATCAGAGTTATTGGAGACGTAACTCCTGACAAAGTAAAAATCCTTCAAGAAGCCGATGACATCTTCATCACAGAACTAATGGAAAAAGGACTTTACGACAAAGTAGATCAAGCATTCGTAACATTATTACCTGTAAAAACTGTCGGAGTTATGGGCGATCAAAGAACTTATGAATACGTAGCAGCTATTCGTTCAGTAAATACCATCGACTTCATGACTGCTACTTGGAGCAAACTTCCATACGAATTTCTAGAAGAAGTATCAAACAAGATTATAAACAAAGTGAACGGGATTAATAGAATCGTGTATGACATCTCTTCTAAGCCACCGGGGACTATTGAGTGGGAGTAG
- a CDS encoding AIPR family protein — MIRYETLIRILDELRKEAPKEYKKYHPEENNFEKLNEARSKAFIHLFLKGMYGIEKFHDRESFITDGSYDGGIDAYYIDKETKEIIFIQSKFRTNENNFENKEITYDELLSMDINRIISGEITDERGNTYNTKISKMQEEINKIHDIGRYNYKIIILANLKEKTNVYLKKLTGGFPTDIFNFEKCYKQLVFPVISGCFFNAEEIRINLSLVHKDGNEGRIGYTVNTELSDCKILVTFIPLIEIAKILYKYKNSVLKYNPRGFLGLKNNQVNPQIADTVKNKSTNEFALFNNGITILSDYTEINSQVAKKDRAQLIIMNPQIINGGQTAFTLSSLYEECIQNNDFTMFDEKEVLVKIITFIEDDQDNEDIETIKQKKLKLIENLSHATNEQSVISEKNRRSNEALLVSYQ, encoded by the coding sequence ATGATAAGGTATGAAACACTGATTCGAATACTAGATGAATTGAGAAAAGAAGCACCTAAAGAATATAAAAAATACCATCCAGAAGAAAATAATTTTGAAAAATTAAATGAAGCAAGATCTAAAGCATTTATTCATTTATTTTTAAAAGGCATGTATGGAATCGAAAAATTTCATGATAGAGAATCTTTTATTACAGATGGTTCTTATGACGGTGGAATAGATGCATACTATATAGATAAGGAAACAAAAGAAATCATTTTTATTCAATCTAAATTTAGAACCAATGAAAATAATTTTGAAAACAAAGAAATAACTTATGATGAACTGCTTTCAATGGATATAAATAGAATTATTAGTGGAGAAATAACTGACGAAAGAGGAAATACTTATAATACTAAAATTTCTAAAATGCAGGAAGAAATTAATAAAATTCATGATATAGGAAGATATAATTATAAAATTATAATACTCGCAAACTTAAAAGAAAAAACGAATGTATATTTAAAAAAATTAACAGGTGGATTTCCTACTGATATTTTTAATTTTGAAAAATGCTATAAACAATTAGTTTTCCCTGTAATTTCTGGATGTTTTTTTAATGCTGAAGAAATTCGAATTAACTTATCACTTGTTCATAAAGATGGAAATGAAGGTAGAATAGGATATACAGTTAATACCGAATTAAGCGATTGTAAAATTTTGGTTACTTTTATTCCGCTTATTGAAATTGCTAAAATTTTATATAAATATAAAAACTCAGTTTTAAAATATAATCCACGAGGTTTTTTAGGATTAAAAAATAATCAAGTTAATCCTCAAATTGCTGATACCGTAAAAAATAAATCAACTAATGAGTTTGCTCTATTTAATAATGGTATAACTATTTTATCAGATTATACCGAAATAAATTCTCAAGTGGCAAAAAAGGATAGAGCACAACTTATTATAATGAATCCTCAAATTATAAATGGAGGCCAAACTGCATTTACACTATCATCTTTATATGAAGAATGTATTCAAAACAATGACTTCACTATGTTTGACGAAAAAGAAGTATTGGTAAAAATAATTACATTTATTGAAGATGATCAAGATAATGAAGATATTGAAACTATCAAACAAAAAAAATTAAAACTGATTGAAAATCTATCACATGCTACGAATGAACAATCTGTTATCAGTGAAAAGAATCGTAGATCAAACGAAGCATTGTTAGTGAGTTATCAATAA
- a CDS encoding putative hemolysin, whose translation MKNLKIVIAAVMVMLSVIGMARTVRKNRNHNNSNSASPVVSTPNPASEFCQKQGGQSINVKGKKGEYGVCKLKDGTAVEEWEYYRQNNTTRDFEKQVIGTPNPAAKFCVDKGGKSVTVKDSNGNEKGICKFRNGTQIDEWDYYRQNH comes from the coding sequence ATGAAAAATTTGAAAATTGTTATAGCTGCAGTAATGGTTATGTTATCTGTTATCGGTATGGCAAGAACTGTGAGAAAGAATAGAAATCACAATAATAGCAATTCTGCATCGCCTGTGGTGAGTACGCCAAACCCTGCTTCAGAATTTTGCCAAAAACAAGGAGGACAATCTATCAATGTTAAAGGCAAAAAAGGTGAATACGGAGTCTGTAAGCTAAAAGACGGAACAGCTGTCGAAGAATGGGAGTATTACAGACAAAATAACACTACTAGAGATTTTGAAAAACAAGTTATTGGAACACCAAATCCTGCCGCAAAATTCTGTGTAGATAAAGGTGGAAAATCTGTTACTGTTAAAGACAGCAATGGTAACGAAAAAGGTATATGCAAATTCAGAAATGGTACGCAAATTGATGAATGGGATTACTACAGACAAAATCATTAA
- a CDS encoding S8 family serine peptidase encodes MKKILLLASLITALSSCGGGGGGGGSSQTGSATPVPTPSQPGSNTNNQAQNPNLPNNIGQTQNNPSQSGSNNNNSSTSQVPKNTDFTGRGVSVAVLDSDFLSSDVHTNQLYNKRSYIDEIIDREFKDRFIKEPIVTNAAYLSKSNHGILVASILGGNSGTGATGAKIHGVSVSQGSGFYLDIDKYLDLQNKGVRIYSHSFGTQQILGEFNFNNFREPFRIYLRKLGETIALSENDNRVNNLINFYRNAVDQDSLFIWAAGNRRADGTTMDEASIQAGLPYYVSGLYKGWIAVMGVRPDGTEYNPLLARAGRAMWWTVAANGECGLPGCTEYGSSFATPKVSAAAAKLKEKFPWMTGHEIQQTILTTATDLGQPGVDEIFGWGLLNEEKALKGPAKFSRELLVGERAANAGLSGQFNANVGDNITSKFENNITGLGGLKKSGNGILILSGNNDYQGATTIEGGILEIQKENGSPITIKSGGTLVTTPTTVIGLRNYSGNLSPVNVKNEGGTLENRGSGAVITGDYTATASSVTKAEIGTKLTVRGAVNLNGGNTTLQTLSNGKYITAKTMSSAVIEAEKGINGNFDRVETPELINGAVETSDNKINVKLSRKNMVEYVEKIAESDEMQKNTAQNLETAFQNLDENIENGTAGNVAQFERKAAKLQSLNHSNRAAVLDSLSGQIYASAQALTFQHSQTVNKDLSNRLVMLGTLDNVGDNFGLWISGLGANGTLKQDGYGKGDTKVFGGQVGVDRQFGENLILGTALSYSKANVKFNRYGGKSDASNFGVSLYGRLGNKNIPFYLQGRLGIGFVDSDVERDIILSSNDYTRAKINHNDKVYSGYLETGYDIKNGNGDFVVTPFAGLTHDTVVRGSFSEEKSQFGLTADKKNYNQTSALLGVRIGKAVNWNGGSKTTFQGYVTHQRAFNDQDLSFDARYTGLPGATFKVKGIGLAKNKTWAGVGALTEVNSKFGWYVNYDGSVDSGKGKGNSNVFTTGLRFNF; translated from the coding sequence ATGAAAAAGATTTTACTGTTAGCTAGTCTTATCACGGCTTTATCAAGCTGTGGAGGCGGCGGAGGTGGAGGCGGTTCTTCACAAACAGGTTCTGCCACTCCTGTTCCAACACCAAGCCAGCCTGGCAGTAATACTAATAATCAGGCACAAAATCCAAATTTACCAAATAATATTGGTCAAACACAAAATAACCCATCCCAATCGGGATCTAATAACAATAACTCTTCTACAAGCCAAGTTCCTAAAAACACGGATTTTACTGGGAGAGGCGTTAGTGTAGCAGTTTTAGATAGCGATTTTCTATCATCTGATGTTCATACTAACCAATTATACAACAAGAGAAGTTATATTGACGAAATAATAGACAGGGAATTTAAAGATAGATTTATTAAAGAGCCGATAGTTACTAATGCAGCTTATTTAAGTAAAAGCAATCATGGAATTCTTGTAGCTTCTATTTTAGGTGGGAATAGCGGTACTGGTGCGACTGGGGCAAAAATCCATGGTGTAAGCGTTAGTCAAGGAAGCGGTTTTTATTTAGATATAGATAAATATCTAGATCTTCAAAATAAAGGTGTCAGAATATACAGCCACTCTTTTGGAACCCAGCAAATATTAGGAGAATTTAACTTCAATAATTTTAGGGAACCATTTAGAATATATTTAAGAAAGCTTGGCGAAACAATTGCTCTATCAGAAAACGATAACAGAGTTAACAATTTAATAAATTTTTACAGAAATGCGGTAGACCAAGATTCATTGTTTATTTGGGCTGCAGGTAATAGACGTGCTGATGGAACAACTATGGATGAAGCAAGTATTCAAGCAGGGTTGCCTTATTATGTATCTGGACTTTATAAAGGATGGATTGCTGTAATGGGAGTGCGTCCTGATGGAACTGAATATAATCCTCTTTTAGCAAGAGCAGGAAGAGCAATGTGGTGGACTGTAGCTGCAAATGGAGAATGCGGATTGCCAGGATGTACAGAATACGGTTCATCTTTTGCTACTCCAAAAGTATCAGCTGCCGCAGCTAAATTAAAAGAGAAATTCCCTTGGATGACAGGGCATGAAATACAGCAGACAATATTAACAACTGCAACAGATTTGGGACAACCAGGAGTAGATGAAATATTTGGATGGGGTCTTTTAAACGAAGAAAAAGCATTAAAAGGACCTGCTAAATTCAGTAGAGAACTACTCGTAGGAGAAAGAGCCGCAAATGCTGGATTGAGTGGACAATTTAATGCTAATGTTGGAGATAATATAACTTCAAAATTTGAAAATAACATTACAGGTTTAGGAGGACTTAAAAAATCTGGTAATGGTATATTAATATTATCTGGAAATAATGATTATCAAGGAGCTACTACTATAGAAGGCGGAATTTTAGAAATACAAAAAGAAAATGGATCGCCAATAACTATAAAATCAGGCGGAACTTTAGTAACTACTCCTACAACTGTGATTGGATTGAGAAATTACAGCGGAAACCTATCGCCAGTAAATGTTAAAAATGAAGGCGGAACTTTGGAAAATAGAGGCTCTGGAGCCGTTATAACAGGAGATTACACTGCAACTGCCAGTTCTGTAACAAAAGCAGAAATAGGGACAAAACTTACAGTAAGAGGGGCTGTAAACTTAAATGGAGGAAATACAACTTTACAAACATTAAGCAATGGAAAGTACATCACCGCAAAAACTATGTCTTCGGCTGTAATTGAAGCTGAAAAAGGGATTAATGGAAATTTTGACAGAGTGGAAACTCCTGAATTGATAAATGGGGCTGTGGAAACTTCAGATAATAAAATAAATGTAAAATTAAGCAGAAAAAATATGGTGGAATATGTAGAAAAAATCGCAGAATCTGATGAAATGCAGAAAAATACTGCTCAAAACTTGGAGACTGCCTTCCAGAACTTGGACGAAAACATTGAAAACGGCACTGCCGGAAATGTTGCACAGTTTGAAAGAAAGGCCGCCAAGCTCCAGTCTCTCAACCATTCAAACAGAGCCGCAGTCCTAGACAGCCTATCTGGGCAAATCTATGCTTCTGCACAGGCTCTTACTTTCCAGCATTCACAAACTGTAAATAAAGACTTGTCAAATAGATTAGTTATGCTTGGTACTCTTGACAATGTTGGAGATAATTTTGGACTATGGATTTCTGGATTGGGAGCTAATGGTACATTAAAACAAGATGGATACGGTAAGGGAGACACTAAAGTATTTGGTGGACAAGTTGGAGTTGATAGGCAATTTGGTGAAAACCTGATTCTAGGTACTGCATTGTCCTACTCAAAGGCTAACGTTAAGTTTAACAGATATGGCGGTAAATCTGATGCCAGCAACTTCGGAGTTTCATTGTATGGAAGATTAGGAAACAAAAATATTCCATTCTACTTGCAAGGACGTCTTGGAATTGGATTTGTTGACAGTGATGTTGAAAGGGACATTATTTTAAGCTCTAATGACTATACAAGGGCTAAAATTAACCATAACGATAAAGTTTACTCCGGATACCTAGAAACAGGATACGACATTAAAAATGGTAATGGCGACTTCGTTGTAACACCATTTGCGGGACTGACGCATGATACAGTCGTAAGAGGGTCGTTCTCGGAAGAAAAGAGCCAGTTTGGACTGACTGCTGACAAGAAGAACTATAACCAGACATCCGCACTGCTTGGAGTTAGAATTGGAAAAGCTGTAAACTGGAACGGAGGAAGCAAGACTACATTCCAGGGCTATGTAACACATCAGAGAGCTTTCAATGATCAGGATTTAAGTTTTGATGCAAGATATACAGGACTGCCGGGGGCAACATTCAAGGTAAAAGGAATAGGGCTTGCTAAAAATAAAACTTGGGCAGGAGTTGGAGCATTGACTGAAGTGAATTCCAAATTCGGATGGTATGTAAACTATGACGGCTCTGTTGACAGCGGAAAGGGCAAAGGGAACAGCAATGTGTTTACTACAGGGCTTAGATTTAACTTCTAG